The following are encoded together in the Nocardioides sp. Arc9.136 genome:
- a CDS encoding cytochrome P450 produces the protein MTGRRRFDLSDPAFDVTSAEVHAAREEDWYVETTWGWAVLRYDEASAVLRDRRFRQGNARWPEQNGIHSGLFSDWWGETLLSLEGDDHARIRRLMLPAFRKRAIEAMVPGFQALAEELVDAFAPRGLVELVAELAEPYAARVICRLLGLDEAHWEQVAHWADDLGASFSIDVGNQVPRIEAAIEGLTGYLDEVVADRAAHPREDLVTALVQASQGGEGGERLSRRELDVALVFLAFAGMETTRNQLGLAVQTLLEHPDQWRLLGERPELGRNAVEEVMRVNPTVTWVTREAVEDVDLHGLHVPAGGIVQVLSHSAGTDPRAVPSPAFDITAERPPHHGFGAGIHHCLGHYVARTDMAVALPLLARRMPDAVPDGPGRWLPVSGNTGALSFPVRFTPGH, from the coding sequence GTGACCGGCCGCCGCCGGTTCGACCTGTCCGACCCGGCCTTCGACGTCACCTCGGCGGAGGTCCACGCCGCCCGCGAGGAGGACTGGTACGTCGAGACGACCTGGGGCTGGGCGGTCCTGCGGTACGACGAGGCGTCGGCCGTCCTCCGCGACCGCCGGTTCCGGCAGGGCAACGCCCGGTGGCCCGAGCAGAACGGCATCCACTCCGGCCTGTTCAGCGACTGGTGGGGCGAGACGCTGCTGAGCCTGGAGGGCGACGACCACGCCCGGATCCGGCGGCTGATGCTGCCGGCGTTCCGCAAGCGCGCGATCGAGGCGATGGTGCCGGGCTTCCAGGCGCTGGCCGAGGAGCTCGTCGACGCCTTCGCGCCGCGCGGACTCGTCGAGCTGGTCGCGGAGCTCGCCGAGCCGTACGCCGCCCGGGTCATCTGCCGCCTGCTCGGCCTCGACGAGGCGCACTGGGAGCAGGTGGCGCACTGGGCCGACGACCTCGGCGCGTCGTTCTCGATCGACGTCGGTAACCAGGTGCCCCGGATCGAGGCGGCGATCGAGGGGCTGACCGGCTACCTCGACGAGGTCGTGGCCGACCGGGCGGCGCACCCGCGCGAGGACCTCGTCACCGCGCTCGTGCAGGCGAGCCAGGGTGGCGAGGGCGGCGAGCGGCTGAGCCGCCGCGAGCTCGACGTCGCGCTCGTCTTCCTCGCCTTCGCCGGCATGGAGACCACCCGCAACCAGCTCGGGCTGGCCGTGCAGACCCTGCTCGAGCACCCCGACCAGTGGCGGCTGCTCGGCGAGCGGCCCGAGCTCGGGCGCAACGCCGTCGAGGAGGTCATGCGGGTCAACCCGACGGTCACCTGGGTGACCCGCGAGGCCGTCGAGGACGTCGACCTCCACGGCCTGCACGTCCCGGCCGGCGGCATCGTCCAGGTGCTCTCCCACAGCGCCGGCACCGATCCCCGCGCCGTGCCCTCACCGGCGTTCGACATCACCGCCGAGCGGCCGCCGCACCACGGCTTCGGCGCCGGCATCCACCACTGCCTGGGCCACTACGTCGCCCGCACCGACATGGCCGTCGCGCTGCCCCTGCTCGCCCGCCGGATGCCGGACGCCGTCCCCGACGGCCCCGGCCGCTGGCTGCCGGTCTCCGGCAACACCGGCGCGCTGTCGTTCCCCGTGCGGTTCACGCCGGGGCACTGA
- a CDS encoding MBL fold metallo-hydrolase, which produces MRITKLGHACVRIEHEGTTVVLDPGGFTDPDAVDGVDAVLVTHEHADHYAAGSLRRAEAPVHTIEGVAAHVREDAPDLVDRLHVVSPGERFEVGAVSVRAVGELHAVIHPELPRITNCGYVLEAGGTSVYHPGDALTGPGQDVDVLLLPVSAPWLRVAEAIDFAREVGARRNLAIHDRIYSEVGLGVVGGHLERFLEPRGQAYTRLADGEDL; this is translated from the coding sequence ATGCGGATCACCAAGCTCGGCCACGCCTGCGTCCGGATCGAGCACGAGGGCACGACGGTCGTGCTGGACCCCGGCGGCTTCACCGACCCGGACGCGGTCGACGGCGTCGACGCGGTGCTGGTCACCCACGAGCACGCCGACCACTACGCCGCCGGCTCCCTGCGCCGCGCGGAGGCGCCGGTGCACACCATCGAGGGCGTCGCGGCGCACGTGCGCGAGGACGCCCCGGACCTCGTCGACCGGCTGCACGTCGTCTCGCCGGGGGAGCGGTTCGAGGTCGGAGCCGTCTCGGTGCGGGCCGTCGGCGAGCTGCACGCGGTCATCCACCCCGAGCTCCCGCGGATCACGAACTGCGGCTACGTGCTGGAGGCCGGCGGCACGTCGGTCTACCACCCCGGCGACGCCCTCACCGGGCCCGGCCAGGACGTCGACGTGCTGCTCCTGCCGGTCTCCGCGCCCTGGCTGCGGGTCGCCGAGGCGATCGACTTCGCCCGCGAGGTCGGCGCGCGCCGCAACCTCGCCATCCACGACCGGATCTACTCCGAGGTCGGCCTCGGGGTCGTCGGCGGGCACCTGGAGCGGTTCCTCGAGCCGCGCGGCCAGGCCTACACCCGGCTCGCCGACGGCGAGGACCTCTGA
- a CDS encoding Na+/H+ antiporter: protein MEIALLLCGIAVAVLVATAVAERIDVPAPFLLIAVGVAASYLPQVPQVYLDHDVVLLGLLPPLLYAAAQQTSLVDFNANRRPILLLSVGLVVFTAAGVAVVARLVLPDLPWAVALALGAVVAPPDAVAATAIGRRIGLPRRVVTILEGESLLNDATALVSLRTALAVAAGTGLDAWGVTLDFAVAAGGGVLVGVVFFLVVAKVRRLVTDPLIDSAMSLVVPFAAYLAAEEVHASGVLAVVVAGLLLGHKAPVLQSAQSRIAERLNWRTIAFVLENTVFLLIGLQAWWIVEGAADSDLGLGRITAFCLAVLAAVVVLRMVWVFPSRYLLVRPGPELETGKPPPWTHTFILGWAGMRGVVTLAAAFVVPEDTPYREVLLLAAFTVVAGTLFLQGMTLPWFARRLQVPAPDPAEDALARATLLQQASKAAFEELDRLEYEDQHGVVDLIRQRVDQRNFAAWERLGTTPDQESPSDLYARVRMAMIEAERRRVLEIRGSGSTPADVVADVLSMLDVEESMLTVASEERAELKLVQREARRTGAGCEELDAHPSVETAEDPACADCLAEGTQWVALRQCLDCGHVGCCDSSPRQHATRHFHDTAHPVMQSAEPGEDWRWCYVHHTTA, encoded by the coding sequence GTGGAGATCGCCCTGCTGCTCTGCGGCATCGCCGTGGCCGTCCTCGTCGCGACAGCGGTGGCCGAGCGGATCGACGTACCGGCGCCGTTCCTGCTGATCGCGGTCGGCGTCGCGGCGTCGTACCTCCCGCAGGTCCCGCAGGTCTACCTCGACCACGACGTGGTGCTGCTGGGCCTCCTGCCGCCGCTGCTGTACGCCGCGGCGCAGCAGACGTCGCTGGTCGACTTCAACGCCAACCGCCGGCCGATCCTGCTGCTGTCGGTGGGCCTGGTGGTCTTCACCGCCGCCGGGGTCGCGGTCGTGGCGCGGCTGGTGCTGCCGGACCTGCCGTGGGCGGTGGCGCTCGCGCTCGGCGCCGTCGTCGCGCCGCCGGACGCGGTCGCCGCGACCGCGATCGGGCGGCGGATCGGCCTGCCGCGCCGGGTCGTGACGATCCTCGAGGGGGAGTCGCTGCTCAACGACGCGACCGCGCTGGTGTCCCTGCGCACCGCCCTCGCGGTCGCCGCCGGCACCGGCCTGGACGCGTGGGGGGTCACCCTCGACTTCGCCGTCGCCGCCGGCGGGGGAGTGCTCGTGGGCGTCGTGTTCTTCCTGGTCGTCGCCAAGGTGCGGCGCCTGGTCACCGACCCGCTGATCGACAGCGCGATGTCGCTGGTCGTGCCGTTCGCGGCGTACCTCGCCGCCGAGGAGGTGCACGCCTCCGGCGTCCTCGCCGTGGTGGTCGCCGGCCTGCTGCTGGGCCACAAGGCGCCGGTGCTGCAGAGCGCGCAGTCCCGGATCGCCGAGCGGCTCAACTGGCGCACGATCGCCTTCGTCCTGGAGAACACCGTCTTCCTGCTCATCGGCCTCCAGGCCTGGTGGATCGTCGAGGGGGCCGCGGACAGCGACCTCGGCCTGGGCCGGATCACGGCGTTCTGCCTCGCGGTGCTGGCCGCGGTCGTGGTGCTGCGGATGGTGTGGGTCTTCCCGTCGCGCTACCTGCTGGTCCGTCCGGGGCCCGAGCTCGAGACCGGCAAGCCGCCGCCGTGGACGCACACCTTCATCCTCGGCTGGGCCGGCATGCGCGGCGTGGTCACGCTGGCCGCGGCGTTCGTGGTGCCCGAGGACACGCCGTACCGCGAGGTGCTGCTGCTGGCCGCCTTCACGGTCGTGGCAGGGACGCTGTTCCTGCAGGGCATGACGCTGCCGTGGTTCGCCCGGCGGCTGCAGGTGCCGGCGCCCGACCCGGCCGAGGACGCCCTGGCCCGCGCCACCCTGCTGCAGCAGGCGTCGAAGGCGGCCTTCGAGGAGCTCGACCGGCTGGAGTACGAGGACCAGCACGGCGTCGTCGACCTGATCCGCCAGCGGGTCGACCAGCGCAACTTCGCCGCCTGGGAGCGGCTCGGCACGACCCCCGACCAGGAGAGCCCCAGCGACCTCTACGCCCGCGTGCGGATGGCGATGATCGAGGCCGAGCGCCGCCGCGTGCTCGAGATCCGCGGCTCCGGCTCCACGCCGGCCGACGTGGTCGCCGACGTGCTCTCCATGCTCGACGTGGAGGAGTCGATGCTGACCGTCGCCAGCGAGGAGCGGGCGGAGCTCAAGCTCGTCCAGCGCGAGGCGCGTCGTACCGGTGCCGGCTGCGAGGAGCTCGACGCCCACCCGTCGGTCGAGACGGCCGAGGACCCGGCGTGCGCCGACTGCCTCGCCGAGGGCACCCAGTGGGTCGCCCTGCGCCAGTGCCTCGACTGCGGCCACGTCGGCTGCTGCGACTCCTCGCCGCGCCAGCACGCCACCCGGCACTTCCACGACACCGCCCACCCGGTCATGCAGTCCGCCGAGCCGGGCGAGGACTGGCGCTGGTGCTACGTGCACCACACCACCGCCTGA
- a CDS encoding NADH-quinone oxidoreductase subunit C, with the protein MSDPGKAPDQRAVEESPENAPATLDPEVRAVGARHGMFGTKGSGDTSGYGGLVQPVVYPGLARRPLEGWHEEVAAALDAALAAAGVTDGVEGVVVHRGEITFHVRRDALPAVARALRDDPSLRFELMTGVSGVNYPDDNGRELHAVYHLLSMTWNRRVRLEVAVPDADPHLPSIVATYPTADWHERETYDMFGIVFDGHPSLTRILMPDDWPGHPQRKDYPLGGIPVEYKGGTIPPPDQRRSYS; encoded by the coding sequence ATGAGCGATCCCGGCAAGGCACCCGACCAGCGGGCCGTGGAGGAGTCCCCGGAGAACGCCCCGGCCACGCTCGACCCCGAGGTGCGCGCCGTCGGTGCCCGCCACGGGATGTTCGGCACGAAGGGCTCCGGCGACACCAGCGGGTACGGCGGTCTCGTCCAGCCCGTGGTGTACCCCGGGCTCGCGCGCCGCCCGCTCGAGGGCTGGCACGAGGAGGTCGCCGCCGCGCTCGACGCCGCGCTCGCCGCGGCCGGGGTGACCGACGGCGTCGAGGGCGTCGTGGTCCACCGCGGCGAGATCACCTTCCACGTGCGGCGCGACGCGCTCCCGGCGGTCGCCCGCGCGCTGCGCGACGACCCGAGCCTCCGCTTCGAGCTGATGACCGGTGTCAGCGGGGTGAACTACCCCGACGACAACGGCCGGGAGCTGCACGCGGTCTACCACCTGCTCTCGATGACCTGGAACCGCCGGGTCCGCCTCGAGGTGGCCGTGCCCGACGCCGACCCGCACCTGCCGTCGATCGTGGCGACGTACCCCACGGCCGACTGGCACGAGCGCGAGACCTACGACATGTTCGGGATCGTCTTCGACGGCCACCCGTCCCTGACCCGGATCCTCATGCCGGACGACTGGCCCGGCCACCCCCAGCGCAAGGACTACCCGCTGGGCGGCATCCCCGTGGAGTACAAGGGCGGCACCATCCCGCCGCCCGACCAGCGACGGAGCTACAGCTGA
- a CDS encoding NADH-quinone oxidoreductase subunit A: MELYTPVLALVALATLFAVGSVAMSALVGPKRYNRARLDSYECGIEPTPQPVGGGRFPVKYYITAMLFIVFDIEIIFLYPWAVHFDAMAFFGLVEMVVFIATVFVAYAYVWRRGGLEWD, encoded by the coding sequence GTGGAGCTGTACACACCGGTGCTGGCCCTGGTCGCGCTGGCCACCCTGTTCGCGGTCGGGTCGGTGGCGATGAGCGCCCTGGTCGGGCCCAAGCGCTACAACCGGGCCCGGCTCGACAGCTACGAGTGCGGCATCGAGCCCACCCCGCAGCCGGTCGGCGGCGGCCGCTTCCCGGTGAAGTACTACATCACCGCCATGCTCTTCATCGTCTTCGACATCGAGATCATCTTCCTCTACCCGTGGGCCGTGCACTTCGACGCGATGGCCTTCTTCGGGCTCGTCGAGATGGTCGTCTTCATCGCCACCGTCTTCGTCGCCTACGCCTACGTGTGGCGCCGCGGCGGCCTCGAGTGGGACTGA
- the menD gene encoding 2-succinyl-5-enolpyruvyl-6-hydroxy-3-cyclohexene-1-carboxylic-acid synthase — translation MSAGSTDLARSVVTALLEAGVTEVVLSPGSRNAPLSFAVHEAATAGLLRLHTRIDERTGGFLALGLTKVGARAAVLCTSGTAVANLHPAVLEAAHTGLPLVVLTADRPARLRGTGANQTTDQVGVFGRLVRTRDLPVDPLVLEADGPTHLNVQLDEPLVPTDRWTPPTPAPSPAPPAPASAAGPTPGASGDLLPLGPRTVVVAGDDAGPPARVLAERAGWPLLAEPTSGSRTGDNALRCYRLLLDTDLGRSIERVVVAGHPTLSRPVTRLLSRADVEVVAVPARGAWAERPFPVDRHVVRPVVEGQEQPGWLDAWREADRSVARQLDRLLAAEPALTPHQVAAAVSRGTPPGGLLYVGASSPIRDLDLTVARYEVGDRRKVVANRGLAGIDGTISSAVGAALGRPHGTRNLALMGDVTFLHDSTGLVLGPREERPDLTIVVVNDDGGAIFSMLEQGAPEHAEPFDTLFGTPHGVDLASLCAATRTPHWRVDTLAELEHALASPNGGIEVVEAVVERRTRRDLDERIRSLRP, via the coding sequence ATGAGCGCCGGGTCGACCGACCTGGCCCGGTCCGTGGTGACGGCCCTGCTGGAGGCCGGCGTCACCGAGGTCGTCCTCTCGCCGGGCTCGCGCAACGCGCCGCTGTCCTTCGCGGTCCACGAGGCGGCCACCGCCGGGCTGCTCCGGCTGCACACCCGCATCGACGAGCGCACCGGCGGGTTCCTCGCCCTGGGCCTGACCAAGGTCGGTGCCCGGGCCGCGGTGCTGTGCACCTCCGGCACGGCCGTCGCCAACCTGCACCCGGCCGTGCTCGAGGCCGCCCACACCGGGCTGCCGCTGGTCGTGCTCACCGCGGACCGGCCCGCGCGGCTGCGGGGGACGGGCGCGAACCAGACGACCGACCAGGTCGGGGTCTTCGGCCGGCTCGTGCGGACCCGGGACCTGCCCGTGGACCCGCTGGTGCTCGAGGCCGACGGCCCCACCCACCTCAACGTCCAGCTCGACGAGCCGTTGGTCCCCACCGACCGGTGGACGCCGCCGACCCCTGCCCCGTCCCCGGCCCCGCCCGCTCCCGCGAGCGCCGCCGGGCCGACGCCCGGCGCGTCCGGCGACCTGCTGCCGCTGGGACCGCGCACCGTGGTCGTGGCCGGCGACGACGCGGGCCCGCCCGCCCGGGTGCTGGCCGAGCGCGCCGGCTGGCCGCTGCTGGCCGAGCCGACCTCCGGCTCGCGCACCGGCGACAACGCCCTGCGCTGCTACCGCCTGCTCCTCGACACCGACCTCGGCCGCAGCATCGAGCGGGTGGTCGTGGCCGGCCACCCGACCCTGTCCCGCCCGGTGACCCGGCTGCTGTCCCGCGCGGACGTGGAGGTGGTCGCGGTGCCGGCCCGCGGCGCCTGGGCCGAGCGGCCCTTCCCGGTCGACCGCCACGTCGTGCGCCCGGTCGTCGAGGGGCAGGAGCAGCCCGGCTGGCTGGACGCCTGGCGCGAGGCCGACCGGTCGGTCGCCCGGCAGCTGGACCGGCTGCTGGCCGCCGAGCCGGCGCTGACGCCGCACCAGGTCGCCGCCGCGGTGAGCCGCGGCACACCTCCCGGCGGGCTGCTGTACGTCGGCGCGTCCAGCCCGATCCGCGACCTCGACCTCACCGTCGCCCGCTACGAGGTCGGCGACCGGCGCAAGGTGGTCGCCAACCGCGGGCTCGCCGGCATCGACGGCACGATCTCCTCGGCGGTCGGCGCCGCGCTCGGCCGGCCCCACGGCACCCGCAACCTCGCGCTGATGGGCGACGTGACGTTCCTGCACGACAGCACCGGGCTCGTCCTCGGACCCCGCGAGGAGCGGCCGGACCTGACGATCGTGGTGGTCAACGACGACGGCGGCGCGATCTTCTCGATGCTCGAGCAGGGGGCGCCCGAGCACGCCGAGCCCTTCGACACCCTCTTCGGGACCCCGCACGGCGTCGACCTGGCCAGCCTCTGCGCGGCCACCCGCACACCGCACTGGCGCGTGGACACCCTCGCCGAACTGGAGCACGCCCTGGCCAGCCCGAACGGCGGGATCGAGGTCGTCGAGGCGGTCGTGGAGCGCCGGACGCGTCGTGACCTGGACGAGCGGATCAGGTCGCTTCGTCCCTAG
- a CDS encoding o-succinylbenzoate synthase, producing the protein MRVFSLPMHTRFRGITVREGVLLEGEAGWGEWSPFLEYDAAVAEPWLRCAEEAAAGDWPDPVRASVPVNVTVPAVDAQRAHDVVRAGGCSTAKVKVAEPGQSPADDQARVEAVRDALGPGGRIRVDVNGLWSVEQALERLPVLDRAAGGLEYVEQPCASVEELAAVRRAVDVPVAADESIRRAADPYRVRDLEAADVAVLKVQPLGGVRACLRIAEDIGLPVVVSSALESSVGLAAGVALAAALPELPYACGLATAQLLAADTTADPLLPVDGELPVRVPPLDPAHPLATPDRVAHWEARLAEVRALRDARRGTSGDRR; encoded by the coding sequence CTGCGGGTCTTCAGCCTGCCGATGCACACCCGCTTCCGCGGCATCACGGTGCGCGAGGGCGTCCTCCTCGAGGGCGAGGCGGGCTGGGGCGAGTGGTCGCCGTTCCTGGAGTACGACGCGGCCGTGGCCGAGCCGTGGCTGCGGTGCGCGGAGGAGGCCGCCGCGGGGGACTGGCCGGACCCCGTGCGGGCCAGCGTGCCGGTCAACGTCACGGTGCCCGCAGTCGATGCCCAGCGGGCGCACGACGTCGTGCGGGCCGGCGGCTGCTCGACCGCGAAGGTCAAGGTCGCCGAGCCCGGCCAGTCGCCCGCCGACGACCAGGCGCGCGTCGAGGCGGTGCGCGACGCGCTCGGGCCCGGCGGTCGGATCCGGGTCGACGTCAACGGGCTGTGGAGCGTCGAGCAGGCCCTCGAGCGGCTGCCGGTCCTCGACCGGGCGGCGGGCGGCCTGGAGTACGTCGAGCAGCCGTGCGCCAGCGTCGAGGAGCTCGCCGCGGTCCGGCGCGCGGTGGACGTCCCGGTCGCCGCGGACGAGTCGATCCGGCGCGCGGCGGACCCCTACCGCGTGCGCGACCTCGAGGCGGCCGACGTGGCGGTCCTCAAGGTGCAGCCGCTGGGCGGGGTGCGCGCCTGCCTGCGGATCGCGGAGGACATCGGCCTGCCGGTCGTCGTCTCCTCGGCGCTGGAGAGCTCGGTCGGGCTCGCCGCGGGCGTCGCGCTGGCGGCCGCGCTGCCCGAGCTGCCGTACGCCTGCGGGCTGGCCACCGCCCAGCTGCTCGCGGCCGACACCACCGCCGACCCGCTGCTGCCCGTCGACGGCGAGCTGCCCGTCCGGGTGCCGCCGCTCGACCCCGCCCACCCCCTCGCCACCCCCGACCGCGTCGCCCACTGGGAGGCCCGGCTCGCGGAGGTCCGCGCGCTGCGCGACGCACGGCGCGGCACGAGCGGGGACCGCCGATGA
- a CDS encoding GNAT family N-acetyltransferase, with protein MTSSDRSDGVTIRPAVLDDADALGRLHVASWEEAYAHLVPEKVRRDKEQHLAERIEVWREMVALHDRTLVAEAPEGLVGFAGAGEPDELGLPLLALYVRAHWWGTGLGHLLFVATVDDAPSYLWVLEPNKRAIRFYENHGYHPDGAFEQAEEGLHIRMVRP; from the coding sequence ATGACCTCCTCCGACCGCTCCGACGGCGTCACAATCCGGCCGGCGGTCCTCGACGACGCCGACGCGCTCGGGCGTCTCCACGTCGCCTCGTGGGAGGAGGCCTACGCCCACCTGGTGCCCGAGAAGGTCCGTCGGGACAAGGAGCAGCACCTCGCCGAGCGGATCGAGGTGTGGCGCGAGATGGTCGCGCTCCACGACCGGACCCTGGTCGCCGAGGCGCCCGAGGGACTGGTCGGCTTCGCCGGCGCGGGCGAGCCCGACGAGCTCGGCCTGCCGCTGCTCGCGCTCTACGTCCGTGCGCACTGGTGGGGCACCGGCCTGGGCCACCTGCTCTTCGTGGCCACCGTCGACGACGCTCCGTCGTACCTGTGGGTCCTGGAGCCGAACAAGCGGGCGATCCGCTTCTACGAGAACCACGGCTACCACCCCGACGGCGCGTTCGAGCAGGCCGAGGAGGGCCTCCACATCCGCATGGTCCGGCCGTGA
- a CDS encoding demethylmenaquinone methyltransferase, translated as MARAELDKQPTDVRRMFDAVARRYDVTNDVLSLGQDRRWRHEVIEAVDAGWGDLVLDLAAGTGTSSQPFADRGATVVPCDFSLGMLQIGKQARPHLPFTAGDGTRLPFADDTFDAVTISFGLRNIVDPLAGLREMRRVTKPGGRLVVCEFSHPTSAAFRTVYLEYLMKALPTIARAVSSSPDAYVYLAESIRAWPDQRGLADLVAEAGWERPEWRDLSAGIVALHRATK; from the coding sequence GTGGCCCGTGCAGAGCTCGATAAGCAGCCGACCGACGTCCGTCGGATGTTCGACGCGGTCGCGCGTCGCTACGACGTGACCAACGACGTCCTCTCGCTCGGGCAGGACCGCCGCTGGCGGCACGAGGTCATCGAGGCCGTCGACGCCGGGTGGGGCGACCTGGTCCTCGACCTGGCCGCGGGCACCGGCACCTCCAGCCAGCCCTTCGCCGACCGCGGCGCCACGGTCGTGCCGTGCGACTTCTCCCTCGGCATGCTGCAGATCGGCAAGCAGGCGCGGCCGCACCTGCCCTTCACCGCCGGTGACGGCACGCGCCTGCCCTTCGCCGACGACACCTTCGACGCCGTCACGATCTCCTTCGGGCTGCGCAACATCGTCGACCCGCTCGCCGGGCTGCGCGAGATGCGCCGGGTCACCAAGCCCGGTGGCCGGCTGGTGGTCTGCGAGTTCAGCCACCCGACGAGCGCGGCGTTCCGCACCGTCTACCTCGAGTACCTCATGAAGGCGCTGCCGACCATCGCGCGCGCCGTCTCCTCCTCGCCCGACGCCTACGTCTACCTCGCCGAGTCCATCCGCGCCTGGCCCGACCAGCGCGGTCTCGCCGACCTCGTGGCCGAGGCCGGCTGGGAGCGCCCCGAGTGGCGCGACCTCTCCGCCGGCATCGTCGCCCTCCACCGCGCGACGAAGTAG
- a CDS encoding isochorismate synthase MenF, producing the protein MTTRTAPDEQVSAGPLVARTVALDPGTASSLVDLLPADAPVTWLRRGEGLVGWGVATQVRTQGPTRFADAAKWWTELVGRTDVLDEVQEPGTGLVSFGTFAFADEPGDSVLVVPSVVVGRRGDRAWVTTVSAAGGPPVSPDVRVRDVPPPPVGLTFADGALDGERWMSVVADAVARIGAGELEKVVLARDLVATATEPLDVRWPLRRLAAGYPMCWTFHVDGMFGATPEMLVRRERGLVTSRVLAGTIRRTGDDERDLALAATLARSSKDLEEHEYAVRSVADALEPHCSSMNVPEAPFVLHLPNVMHLATDVNGVVHDAATVSSLQLAEALHPSAAVGGTPTPEATALISRIERMDRGRYAGPVGWMDASGDGEWGIALRSGFHDGDTVRLFAGCGVVADSDPESELAESQAKFVPVRDSLAD; encoded by the coding sequence GTGACCACCCGTACGGCTCCGGACGAGCAGGTGTCCGCGGGCCCGCTGGTCGCGCGGACCGTGGCGCTCGACCCGGGCACCGCCTCCTCCCTGGTCGACCTGCTCCCCGCGGACGCGCCGGTCACCTGGCTGCGCCGCGGCGAGGGCCTGGTCGGGTGGGGCGTCGCGACCCAGGTGCGCACCCAGGGGCCGACCCGCTTCGCCGACGCCGCCAAGTGGTGGACCGAGCTCGTCGGGCGGACCGACGTGCTCGACGAGGTGCAGGAGCCCGGCACCGGCCTCGTGTCGTTCGGCACCTTCGCCTTCGCCGACGAGCCGGGTGACTCCGTGCTCGTCGTGCCCTCGGTCGTCGTGGGCCGCCGCGGCGACCGGGCGTGGGTCACCACCGTCTCCGCGGCCGGCGGGCCGCCGGTCTCCCCGGACGTCCGGGTCCGCGACGTGCCCCCGCCGCCGGTGGGGCTGACCTTCGCTGACGGTGCCCTGGACGGCGAGCGCTGGATGAGCGTCGTCGCCGACGCCGTCGCCCGGATCGGGGCCGGCGAGCTGGAGAAGGTCGTGCTGGCCCGCGACCTGGTCGCGACCGCGACCGAGCCGCTGGACGTGCGGTGGCCGCTGCGGCGGCTCGCCGCCGGCTACCCGATGTGCTGGACGTTCCACGTCGACGGGATGTTCGGCGCGACCCCCGAGATGCTCGTGCGCCGCGAGCGCGGGCTGGTCACCTCCCGCGTGCTCGCCGGCACCATCCGGCGCACCGGCGACGACGAGCGCGACCTGGCCCTGGCCGCGACGCTCGCCCGGTCCTCCAAGGACCTCGAGGAGCACGAGTACGCCGTCCGGTCGGTCGCCGACGCCCTCGAGCCGCACTGCTCGTCGATGAACGTCCCCGAGGCGCCGTTCGTGCTCCACCTGCCGAACGTCATGCACCTGGCCACCGACGTGAACGGCGTCGTCCACGACGCAGCCACCGTCTCCTCGCTGCAGCTCGCCGAGGCGCTCCACCCCTCCGCCGCGGTCGGCGGCACCCCCACCCCCGAGGCGACCGCGCTCATCTCGCGGATCGAGCGGATGGACCGCGGGCGGTACGCCGGACCGGTGGGCTGGATGGACGCCTCCGGCGACGGCGAGTGGGGCATCGCCCTGCGCTCGGGGTTCCACGACGGCGACACCGTCCGCCTCTTCGCCGGCTGCGGCGTGGTGGCCGACTCCGACCCCGAGTCCGAGCTGGCCGAGTCGCAGGCGAAGTTCGTGCCGGTCCGGGACTCGCTCGCCGACTGA
- a CDS encoding NADH-quinone oxidoreductase subunit B family protein, with protein sequence MGIEEKLPSGVLLTTVEGVAGYMRKASFWPATFGLACCAIEMMTSGGPKYDLARFGMEVFRASPRQADLMIVAGRVSQKMAPVLRQIYDQMPEPKWVLAMGVCASSGGMFNNYAIVQGVDHVVPVDMYLPGCPPRPEMLIDAILKLHDQVQQTKLGANRAREVEERENAALAALPTSEMRGMLR encoded by the coding sequence ATGGGTATCGAGGAGAAGCTCCCCAGCGGCGTCCTGCTGACCACGGTCGAGGGTGTCGCCGGCTACATGCGCAAGGCGTCGTTCTGGCCGGCGACCTTCGGCCTGGCCTGCTGCGCGATCGAGATGATGACCAGCGGTGGGCCGAAGTACGACCTCGCCCGGTTCGGCATGGAGGTCTTCCGCGCCAGCCCGCGCCAGGCCGACCTGATGATCGTGGCCGGCCGGGTGAGCCAGAAGATGGCGCCGGTCCTGCGCCAGATCTACGACCAGATGCCCGAGCCCAAGTGGGTCCTGGCCATGGGCGTGTGCGCCTCCAGCGGCGGCATGTTCAACAACTACGCGATCGTCCAGGGCGTCGACCACGTCGTCCCCGTCGACATGTACCTCCCCGGCTGCCCGCCGCGGCCGGAGATGCTGATCGACGCGATCCTCAAGCTGCACGACCAGGTCCAGCAGACCAAGCTCGGTGCCAACCGGGCCCGCGAGGTCGAGGAGCGCGAGAACGCCGCGCTCGCGGCCCTGCCCACCTCCGAGATGCGCGGGATGCTGCGATGA